The stretch of DNA TGACATTTTTTGAACTTACTACTGCAATTGCCTTTGCGCACTTTGCTAGATGTGGGGTAGAGATTGCAGTAATTGAAGTTGGGATGGGTGGTAGATTGGACTCTACAAACGTCATCTCGCCAGAAGTTTGTGCAATTACACCTATTAGTATGGAACATGCAGAGTTTCTAGGAGACACACTTGCTAAAATTGCTGCAGAGAAGGCAGGAATAATCAAACCAGGAATTCCCGTAGTATGTTCTAAACAGCCTGATGATGTTATAAAAGTCATAAGATCTAAAACGGACATGCTCATAGTGGCAGGAGAGAACTCAAAATTCGAGATAATATCTTCTGACTCTAATGGGACTGAGATATTTTCTGACGCCGTGGGGATGAACCTTTCAGTACCACTTATTGGGTCTTATCAGGGGGATAATTGTGCTTTAGCAGTTATCATGCTAAGAGAACTGATGAATCGCGGATTTTACATCCCAGATGAAGCTTTTCTCCGAGGTCTCCAGAACACCAAATGGCCAGGCAGATTGGAGACTGTTTCTTTTAATCCCAGGATCATAATTGATTGCACTCATACTCCTGCTGGAGCTGAAGTCGTAGCATCTGAAGTGAAAAGAATATTTGGTAACGTTATTTTGATCTTTGGAATTCTTAAGGATAAGGATGTAAAGGCCGTAGCAGAGAAGTTTGGGGCAATTTCTGAGAAGGCTTTCATAGTCACGCCTGATTCGAAAAGAGCCCTCTCTGCAGAACAGGCTTCTAAATATTTTGAACCATATACAAAAGTACAGATCTGCCCTTCTTTGAAATGCGCCATATCAGCTGCAAAAGAAAATGCAGGCTCTAACGGAACTATATTGATAACTGGATCATTGTATATGGCAGGTGAAGCTATGGAGGTGCTCAATGTCTCAGAAAGTATCTTGTGAAGTTTTAGACCGTCTTACAAAACTATTCGAAGGAACGGAATCTCCAACGGCATTAGCTAAAACCCCTACTTGGAATGCTACACCATTTACTGTTCTCATATCTACAGTACTGTCTCAGCGAAACCGGGATGAGATTACGTATGCTGCATCTGAAAGACTATTCAAGAAATATCCCACACCGGAAACACTTGTGGATGCTGATCTTGATGATGTGAATGATATAATCAGCAACGTTAATTTCCATTTCAATAAAGCTAAGGCGATTAAAGAGATTTCTAGAATATTGTGTGAAGACTACAACAGCGAGGTTCCGAAAGATATCAATGAACTCGTAAAGCTTCCAATGGTAGGGAGGAAAACCGCCAATTGTCTTCTTGGATATGCATATAGAATAGATTCAATCTGTGTTGACACTCATGTCCATAGAATCTCTAACAGGATTGGAATTGTAGATTCTAAGACACCTGAAGAAACTGAAATGCAGCTTCAGACTGCTGTACCTAGAGATCGATGGCTGGAAATTAACGATCTATTTGTGAGATTTGGGCAGGAAATCTGCACTCCTCAAAGACCTAAACATCAAATATGTCCTTTGAAAGATCTGTGCAGAGAATTTAGAAACGAATCTGAGTGAGATCTTATGGGTATAGATATTAGAGTTACAGATATTGGTGAATATATAACTCAGAATAGTTGTGCTATAAAATTTAAGCTCCGTGCTGACAAGACATCCACAGAGGCTAATTTTCCGTACTATCACCTTGTAAGAAGTCCTATAAACCCAATATTAGTTGAAGCTGGAAGATCCGCAGAAGAAAAAGTTTCAGATATTTTAAAAAATAAATATAATATTGAATTTCTTGGTTGCACAAGTAAATCTCGAGGAGTAGAATATACAGATTGGGATTCTTTCATAGATTATCTGGAAAATGCTAGAGAATCTAAAGACGTTTTCATGAGAGAAGTTGAAATATGTTCTGATGAGGGAGCGTTTACATTACACGGTCAAATGGATTTTGTTATTTTGAGATGGATTTCTGGTAATCCAGTTATACGAATTTTGGAGTGTAAATCCAGTAGGAAAGACAAGACTTATCATAGAATCCAGCTTGCTTCATATGTATTGATGATCAAACAGAAATTTGCAGAAGGAGTTGTAATTGGCGGAGTTAAAAGGGATGTCGTGATTGAATGCGCAGTTGTAAGGGTAGAAGGACATGCTGGAGTTCAAGATCCTTTTGAAGTTCCGTCTTTGAACCTTGAAAATGAAATGCTTGATCTGAGGGAGTTAGTTGATATAAATGGCCCTCTCTATGCAGCATATATCTCAGATTACAGTCATATTGATTACCATTTAGGATCTAAATGTAGTATGTGCACTCATTCTGCGATCTGTGCTGCAGAGAACATAAGAAAAAGGAAAATAGAGTTGCTTGGTCTTTCTATCTCGGAAAACAGAGCACTAAAGCAGTCAGATATACACACCCTCGATGACATCATGAGCATGCCTCTGGAAAAATCCGAAGAACTCCGAATGTGCCCAGCTTTTAAAAGTAGTATTTCAAGACTAAAGCTGGATGCAGAGACAAAAATGGCCGGTTTACTGGATGGATATGGTTATCCAGTTCAGGCGTACAACAATGGAGAGATCTCCACACTTCCAGATCATGTTCAAGGAGAAAGCAGACTTATTTGTATATATCTTGATGTAGAATGGGATCCGGTAGAAGATAGACTTCTAGGTGTAGCAGCTCACATAACAGATTCTGAAAAATACATTTATTTTGAAAAAGGAAAAAATGCTAGTCCAGATTTAATGGAGTGCGACCAATCTAGAAACAATATCAGCAGAATGAATGCAAAAGAAGTATCAGTTATAATGGAATCTGCATGGACTGACTCTTCAGACAAAAACGATCTGAAAGAAAGAGAGCTATTGGAGAATTTTTTCTTGAGTATTTCAAACATACTCTCGGATATTGGAAATGGAACTGAAAGAGCACTTCACTTCTATGTCTGGTCCGAATCTGATATGAGACATTTCATAGACGGATGTAAAAGAGCCGGCGGTGATGTTTTGGGGAATCTAGTTGAACTGCTTGGTTGCAGGGCAGAATGCACGCACAATCTTGAGCAGGTCATATATTCTTCCATATACAATGAGATAAAACGAAAAATATCAATTGGGAAAATTTCTCAATCATTAGCATCTGTAACTTCACTTGGTTGGTTTGGATGGTATTTTCACTGGAATAGACAAGTCGGAAACGAAATAATTAATTTCAGGCGTTCTTTTAGACAGGATATTTTTGATCTCATAGCTAAGTTAGATGAGAAGGATGGAAAGCTGTATTCTTCTGATAACGGAAAATATTATGAAGTCAGAATTATGGCAGATTCATTGATATCTCTACCATATTGGCATATGATGTGGGATCCAGAATCTGTCTGGAAAATCAGTGACAGCAGGGCCTATACTGCGATGACTGAATACCGGAATGCAGGAAAATCAGACTATATTAATGGATTCATGAAGGCTAAATGTCAGGCACTAAGATGGCTAGACGAACGACTCATGCCTAAAGAAACGCAGTCTGGAAAACGACAGCCTACATTCATCATCAGCAAGCCCCCCATCAATTTAAATGAATTAACCTGTTTAAAAGAAGAATTCAAATCAAGATACTCCATAAAACAGGCATGTTTGGATTTTCTTAAACTGGATCACAGTATGAAAGAATCCGAATGGCTAT from Candidatus Methanomassiliicoccus intestinalis Issoire-Mx1 encodes:
- a CDS encoding DEAD/DEAH box helicase produces the protein MGIDIRVTDIGEYITQNSCAIKFKLRADKTSTEANFPYYHLVRSPINPILVEAGRSAEEKVSDILKNKYNIEFLGCTSKSRGVEYTDWDSFIDYLENARESKDVFMREVEICSDEGAFTLHGQMDFVILRWISGNPVIRILECKSSRKDKTYHRIQLASYVLMIKQKFAEGVVIGGVKRDVVIECAVVRVEGHAGVQDPFEVPSLNLENEMLDLRELVDINGPLYAAYISDYSHIDYHLGSKCSMCTHSAICAAENIRKRKIELLGLSISENRALKQSDIHTLDDIMSMPLEKSEELRMCPAFKSSISRLKLDAETKMAGLLDGYGYPVQAYNNGEISTLPDHVQGESRLICIYLDVEWDPVEDRLLGVAAHITDSEKYIYFEKGKNASPDLMECDQSRNNISRMNAKEVSVIMESAWTDSSDKNDLKERELLENFFLSISNILSDIGNGTERALHFYVWSESDMRHFIDGCKRAGGDVLGNLVELLGCRAECTHNLEQVIYSSIYNEIKRKISIGKISQSLASVTSLGWFGWYFHWNRQVGNEIINFRRSFRQDIFDLIAKLDEKDGKLYSSDNGKYYEVRIMADSLISLPYWHMMWDPESVWKISDSRAYTAMTEYRNAGKSDYINGFMKAKCQALRWLDERLMPKETQSGKRQPTFIISKPPINLNELTCLKEEFKSRYSIKQACLDFLKLDHSMKESEWLSNNARPTFSRVMDGSCIPLKNISFSQNNNKIIMHAQLDLKTYGIDNEKFFEVCEFEESSFVRIIPYSGSTDSVDYSLRKGVTAIINKIDFIVGDLEALIFPGRSSNYIMSSRTSDFDDCNLGIVVSSISDFTNEKVSKRIASSSSPVFEWFNPLSPKVPPKLPILADDKLRYDHILYESSNGKLNTCQRTACIEGLECRVQLLFGPPGTGKTNTMAYATLLRLMKSGEHSIFLISANTHTAINELISRINTIIDKFVKTSNMHNEYFSKPAFVRLSDTPGEGTIDPRNIAAAKDFIASGRTVFCGTVGQIIKLSDAMVDEGFLVDSLIIDEASMMIFPHFLSLASTLDINGDIMLAGDILQLSPITSYDWNNEQREQIEILKPYQSAYAAIRGLCPQSGDSLNYVANQSPLTVTYRMNEECTDLISEIYDAEGINLISASTSKCYKSAINSFSDLWDGTGVYLIVHDEHESKKYNPYEVSIIQDILRYKDEKEDAAVITPHRAQKSALKRSLGDVIPIDTVERFQGGQCSTIIVSGTQSDATEISGNAEFILDLNRTNVIFSRAKNRLIVVCSKNLLNSVPSEAEEYENSILWKKLRSFCSTTVFKCEYKGHCVEVRIPPLV
- a CDS encoding endonuclease III domain-containing protein, which gives rise to MSQKVSCEVLDRLTKLFEGTESPTALAKTPTWNATPFTVLISTVLSQRNRDEITYAASERLFKKYPTPETLVDADLDDVNDIISNVNFHFNKAKAIKEISRILCEDYNSEVPKDINELVKLPMVGRKTANCLLGYAYRIDSICVDTHVHRISNRIGIVDSKTPEETEMQLQTAVPRDRWLEINDLFVRFGQEICTPQRPKHQICPLKDLCREFRNESE
- a CDS encoding bifunctional folylpolyglutamate synthase/dihydrofolate synthase encodes the protein MDRREVLEWLFAQEASGIKFGLENTKELLKRMGNPHEKFKSVHIAGTNGKGSVSAMTESVLRESGYITGLYTSPHLVDFSERIRVCGKKISDSEFLELAKDVKYHADKMLSESKKLTFFELTTAIAFAHFARCGVEIAVIEVGMGGRLDSTNVISPEVCAITPISMEHAEFLGDTLAKIAAEKAGIIKPGIPVVCSKQPDDVIKVIRSKTDMLIVAGENSKFEIISSDSNGTEIFSDAVGMNLSVPLIGSYQGDNCALAVIMLRELMNRGFYIPDEAFLRGLQNTKWPGRLETVSFNPRIIIDCTHTPAGAEVVASEVKRIFGNVILIFGILKDKDVKAVAEKFGAISEKAFIVTPDSKRALSAEQASKYFEPYTKVQICPSLKCAISAAKENAGSNGTILITGSLYMAGEAMEVLNVSESIL